A genomic stretch from Mycobacterium paraterrae includes:
- a CDS encoding D-alanyl-D-alanine carboxypeptidase family protein, with protein MRMLIVAIAAVLSLVTSASTASADAGVQPVGSVPIPDGPAQTWLVADLDSGRVLAARDENLRHPPASTIKVLLALVVLDELSLDSTVVADAADSHVECSCVGVTAGHTYTTRQLLDGLLLVSGNDAANTLAHMLGGLDATVAKMDAKAASLGAVNTHASTPSGLDGPGGSGWSTAHDLAVIFRAAMANPVFAQITAEPSALFPGDGGDHPIVNRDELLTRYPGAIGGKTGFTDAARKTFVGAAARGGRRLVVAMMYGLVREGGPTYWDQAGGLLDWGFALNPQSGIGTL; from the coding sequence ATGCGGATGCTGATCGTCGCAATCGCGGCCGTGCTCTCCCTCGTCACTTCGGCGTCGACCGCGTCGGCCGACGCCGGCGTGCAGCCGGTCGGCTCAGTGCCGATTCCAGACGGCCCGGCGCAGACGTGGTTGGTGGCCGACCTCGACTCCGGCCGGGTACTCGCCGCGCGGGACGAAAACCTGCGCCACCCACCGGCGAGCACGATCAAGGTGTTGCTGGCTCTGGTGGTCCTCGACGAGCTGAGCCTCGACTCGACGGTCGTCGCCGATGCGGCGGACAGCCACGTCGAGTGCAGCTGTGTCGGCGTAACGGCGGGTCACACCTACACGACGCGTCAACTGCTGGATGGGTTGCTGCTGGTGTCTGGCAACGACGCCGCTAACACGCTCGCGCACATGCTGGGCGGTCTGGATGCCACGGTCGCCAAGATGGACGCCAAGGCAGCCTCGCTGGGGGCCGTGAACACGCATGCCTCGACGCCATCCGGCCTGGACGGTCCCGGCGGTTCAGGCTGGTCGACCGCTCACGATCTAGCGGTCATCTTCCGCGCCGCGATGGCCAATCCCGTGTTCGCTCAGATCACCGCGGAACCGTCCGCGTTATTTCCCGGGGATGGCGGAGATCACCCGATCGTCAACCGCGACGAGCTGTTGACGCGTTATCCAGGCGCGATCGGCGGAAAGACCGGGTTCACCGACGCCGCCCGTAAGACGTTCGTCGGCGCTGCCGCTCGCGGCGGACGCCGTCTGGTGGTAGCCATGATGTATGGGCTGGTGCGCGAAGGCGGGCCAACCTACTGGGATCAGGCTGGCGGCCTGCTCGACTGGGGCTTCGCTCTGAACCCGCAATCGGGAATCGGCACGCTGTAG
- a CDS encoding nuclear transport factor 2 family protein, whose translation MLSHAEISDRMEIQQLLVDYSTAIDTRRFDDLDAVFTPDAYIDYTALGGIEGRFPEVKAWLAEVLPNFPMYMHMLGNFSVRIDGDTASSRTICFNPMALGGENDQVMFCGLWYDDEFSRTADGWRMTRRVETKCIQKVV comes from the coding sequence ATGTTGAGCCACGCCGAGATCTCGGACCGGATGGAAATCCAGCAGCTGCTCGTCGACTACTCAACGGCTATCGACACCCGCCGTTTCGACGATCTCGACGCGGTTTTCACCCCGGACGCCTACATCGACTACACCGCCCTCGGCGGAATCGAGGGCCGGTTCCCCGAGGTCAAGGCATGGCTTGCCGAGGTTCTGCCAAATTTCCCGATGTATATGCACATGCTGGGAAATTTCTCGGTCCGCATCGACGGCGACACCGCGTCGTCGCGGACGATCTGCTTCAACCCGATGGCATTGGGCGGTGAGAACGATCAAGTGATGTTCTGCGGGCTTTGGTACGACGACGAGTTCTCTCGCACTGCCGACGGCTGGCGGATGACACGCCGGGTCGAGACCAAGTGCATTCAGAAAGTCGTGTAG
- the rpsP gene encoding 30S ribosomal protein S16, with amino-acid sequence MAVKIKLTRLGKIRNPQYRIAVADARTRREGRAIEVIGRYHPKEEPSLIEVDSERAQYWLSVGAQPTEPVLKLLKITGDWQKFKGLPGAEGRLKVAEPKPTKLELFNAALAAADGGPDAEAAKPKQKKAPAKKAAEKPADATAQAAPEAAAEQAEPAAES; translated from the coding sequence ATGGCTGTGAAAATCAAACTCACCCGGCTCGGCAAGATCCGCAACCCGCAATACCGCATCGCGGTCGCCGACGCGCGAACCCGTCGCGAAGGCCGCGCCATCGAGGTCATCGGCCGGTACCACCCGAAGGAAGAGCCGAGCCTGATCGAGGTCGACTCCGAGCGCGCCCAGTACTGGTTGTCGGTCGGGGCTCAGCCCACCGAGCCCGTGCTCAAGCTGCTCAAAATCACCGGTGACTGGCAGAAGTTCAAGGGTCTGCCCGGTGCTGAGGGACGCCTGAAGGTCGCTGAGCCCAAGCCGACCAAGCTGGAGCTGTTCAACGCTGCGCTGGCCGCCGCCGACGGCGGACCCGACGCCGAGGCCGCCAAGCCCAAGCAGAAGAAGGCCCCGGCGAAGAAGGCCGCCGAGAAGCCGGCTGACGCAACGGCGCAAGCCGCGCCTGAGGCCGCCGCCGAGCAGGCCGAACCCGCGGCCGAGAGCTGA
- a CDS encoding RNA-binding protein, with protein sequence MSTVVVDAVEHLVRGIVDNPDDVRVDLVTSRRGRTVEVHVHPEDLGKVIGRGGRTATALRTLVAGIGGRGIRVDVVDTDQ encoded by the coding sequence ATGAGCACCGTTGTCGTTGACGCCGTCGAACACCTGGTCCGCGGGATCGTCGACAATCCCGACGATGTGCGCGTCGACCTGGTCACCAGCCGGCGCGGCCGGACCGTCGAGGTGCACGTTCACCCCGAAGATCTCGGCAAGGTGATCGGCCGGGGCGGACGTACTGCCACCGCGCTGCGCACGCTGGTCGCCGGCATCGGCGGCCGTGGCATTCGCGTCGACGTGGTGGACACCGACCAGTAG
- the rimM gene encoding ribosome maturation factor RimM (Essential for efficient processing of 16S rRNA), with translation MELTVGRVVKAHGVAGELVVDIRTDDPELRFAPGARLRAKGSDRRERTYTVDTVRPHGARLLLRLEGVADRDAADALRGTVFVIDSADLPPIDEDDTYYDHQLEGLRVRTTAGLELGAVTEVLHTAAGELLAVKREQAPELLVPFVSAIVTSVSLEEGVVEIDPPDGLLDLEN, from the coding sequence GTGGAGCTGACGGTCGGGCGCGTAGTCAAAGCGCACGGCGTCGCCGGTGAACTCGTCGTCGACATACGCACCGACGATCCCGAACTGCGTTTCGCGCCGGGAGCGAGGTTGCGGGCCAAAGGATCTGATCGTCGGGAACGCACCTACACAGTCGACACGGTTCGCCCGCACGGCGCCCGCCTGCTGCTGAGGCTGGAAGGCGTGGCCGACCGCGATGCGGCCGACGCGCTGCGCGGCACTGTCTTCGTCATCGACTCCGCGGACCTGCCGCCCATCGACGAAGACGACACCTATTACGACCATCAGCTCGAAGGTCTCCGGGTGCGCACCACCGCAGGCCTCGAACTGGGCGCCGTCACCGAGGTTCTGCACACCGCGGCCGGTGAATTGCTGGCGGTCAAGCGCGAGCAGGCTCCCGAATTGCTCGTGCCGTTCGTCAGCGCCATCGTCACGTCGGTGTCGCTGGAGGAGGGCGTGGTCGAGATCGATCCGCCCGACGGTCTGCTGGACCTGGAGAACTGA
- the trmD gene encoding tRNA (guanosine(37)-N1)-methyltransferase TrmD — translation MRIDVVTIFPSYLDPLRQSLPGKAIESGLVQLAVHDLRRWTHDVHHSVDDSPYGGGPGMVMKAPVWGDALDEICSPETLLVVPTPAGRLFTQATAQRWGSESHLVFACGRYEGIDQRVVDDAGTRMRVEEVSIGDYVLAGGESAALVMIEAVVRLLPNVLGNPLSHQDDSHSDGLLEGPSYTRPPNWRGLEVPDVLLSGDHARVAAWRRQAAEQRTRERRPDLWQRGQD, via the coding sequence ATGAGAATCGACGTCGTCACGATCTTCCCGTCCTACCTGGATCCGCTGCGCCAGTCGTTGCCCGGCAAGGCGATCGAGTCCGGGCTGGTCCAGCTCGCGGTACACGACCTGCGCCGGTGGACGCACGATGTCCATCACTCGGTGGACGATTCGCCGTACGGCGGAGGGCCGGGGATGGTGATGAAGGCGCCGGTTTGGGGTGACGCGCTCGACGAGATCTGTTCACCGGAAACGCTTCTCGTTGTCCCGACGCCCGCGGGCAGGTTGTTCACCCAGGCGACCGCGCAGCGGTGGGGCAGCGAGTCGCATCTGGTGTTCGCCTGCGGCCGCTACGAGGGTATCGACCAGCGCGTTGTCGACGACGCCGGCACAAGGATGCGTGTCGAGGAGGTCTCGATCGGGGACTACGTGTTGGCCGGCGGCGAGTCCGCGGCGCTGGTGATGATCGAGGCCGTGGTGCGCCTGTTGCCGAATGTGCTGGGCAATCCACTGTCGCACCAGGATGATTCGCACTCCGACGGGCTTCTCGAGGGGCCGTCCTACACCAGGCCGCCGAACTGGCGCGGACTCGAGGTGCCCGACGTGCTGCTGTCCGGCGATCACGCCCGCGTGGCCGCGTGGCGTAGGCAGGCCGCCGAGCAGCGCACCCGCGAACGCCGTCCCGACCTGTGGCAGCGGGGACAGGACTAA
- the rplS gene encoding 50S ribosomal protein L19, which yields MNTLDFVDKTSLRDDLPAFSPGDTINVHVKVIEGAKERIQVFKGVVLRRQGGGVRETFTVRKESYGVGVERTFPVHSPNIDHIDVVTRGDVRRAKLYYLRELRGKKAKIKEKR from the coding sequence ATGAACACGCTGGACTTCGTCGACAAGACGTCGCTGCGCGATGACCTCCCCGCCTTCAGCCCCGGCGACACGATCAACGTGCACGTGAAGGTCATCGAGGGCGCCAAGGAGCGTATCCAGGTGTTCAAAGGCGTGGTGCTGCGCCGCCAGGGCGGTGGGGTCCGCGAGACCTTCACCGTGCGCAAGGAGAGCTACGGCGTCGGCGTCGAGCGGACCTTCCCGGTGCACTCACCCAACATCGACCACATCGACGTCGTGACCCGCGGCGACGTGCGTCGCGCCAAGCTGTACTACTTGCGCGAGCTGCGCGGCAAAAAGGCCAAGATCAAGGAAAAGCGCTGA
- the lepB gene encoding signal peptidase I: protein MTDTTDSPEGQPDSGPADPVVAKNSPSTPEPAVSEPAHDDEHVDKKRAALRETVVLAIIALALYYVMLTFVARPYLIPSESMEPTLHGCSGCVGDRIMVDKVTFDFSSPQPGDVIVFKGPPPWNVGYKSIRSHVAAIRWLQDSLSFIGFVPPDENDLVKRVIAVGGQTVECRNNTGLTVDGKRLNEPYLDPATLNADPAVYPCLGPEFGPVHVPQGRLWVMGDNRTHSADSRAHCTSTPQDAINGLLCTGDPMAGTVPVDNVIGKARFIVWPPSRWGAVRAVNPQQNH from the coding sequence GTGACTGACACGACCGACTCGCCCGAGGGTCAACCCGATTCCGGTCCGGCCGATCCAGTAGTCGCGAAGAACTCCCCGTCCACTCCGGAGCCGGCGGTCTCAGAGCCGGCCCACGACGACGAACACGTGGACAAAAAGCGCGCGGCACTGCGCGAAACCGTCGTCCTCGCGATCATCGCGCTGGCGCTTTATTACGTCATGTTGACGTTCGTGGCCCGTCCTTACCTGATTCCGTCGGAGTCGATGGAACCCACCCTGCACGGCTGCTCGGGCTGCGTCGGCGATCGGATCATGGTCGACAAAGTCACCTTCGATTTCAGCTCGCCGCAGCCCGGTGACGTGATCGTGTTCAAGGGGCCGCCGCCATGGAATGTGGGCTACAAGTCGATTCGCTCCCACGTCGCCGCGATTCGGTGGCTGCAGGATTCGCTGTCGTTCATCGGCTTTGTCCCGCCGGACGAGAACGACTTGGTCAAACGTGTCATCGCGGTCGGCGGTCAAACTGTGGAGTGCCGCAACAACACCGGGCTGACGGTCGACGGCAAACGGCTGAACGAGCCGTACCTGGACCCGGCCACGCTGAACGCCGACCCGGCGGTCTACCCCTGCCTCGGTCCCGAGTTCGGGCCGGTCCACGTCCCGCAGGGTCGGCTGTGGGTGATGGGCGACAATCGCACGCACTCTGCCGATTCCCGGGCCCACTGCACCAGCACCCCTCAAGATGCGATCAACGGCCTCCTGTGCACCGGCGACCCGATGGCCGGCACGGTGCCGGTCGACAACGTCATCGGCAAGGCTCGATTCATTGTGTGGCCGCCGTCGCGCTGGGGTGCTGTCCGAGCGGTGAATCCTCAGCAGAACCATTAG
- a CDS encoding ribonuclease HII has protein sequence MATTWPPRTVIRKSSGLRTLESALYRSGLGPVAGVDEVGRGACAGPLVVAACVLGPNRLESLAALDDSKKLTEASREKLYPLIRRYALAYHVVFIPSTEVDRRGVHVANIEGMRRAVAGLPVRPGYVLSDGFRVPGLAVPSLPVIGGDAAAACIAAASVLAKVSRDRLMVAMEAEHPGYGFAVHKGYSTPAHSAALNELGPCPEHRYSFINVRRVAAPSGARVVAECAPDVDDQPGRRIHDECGKMGRVDQPRDGEGRLS, from the coding sequence ATGGCGACCACCTGGCCGCCGCGGACGGTGATCCGCAAATCGTCGGGACTGCGCACCTTGGAATCGGCGCTGTACCGCAGCGGCCTCGGGCCGGTCGCCGGTGTCGACGAGGTCGGGCGCGGCGCCTGCGCCGGGCCGCTGGTGGTAGCCGCCTGCGTGCTGGGCCCCAACCGATTGGAAAGCCTTGCCGCTCTTGATGATTCCAAGAAGCTGACGGAGGCGTCGCGGGAGAAGTTGTATCCGCTGATTCGTCGTTACGCGCTGGCGTACCACGTGGTGTTCATCCCGTCGACGGAGGTCGACCGGCGCGGTGTGCATGTGGCCAACATCGAGGGCATGCGCCGCGCGGTGGCAGGCTTGCCGGTGCGTCCCGGCTATGTGCTCAGTGACGGATTTCGGGTGCCGGGACTGGCGGTGCCGTCGCTGCCGGTGATCGGCGGCGACGCTGCGGCGGCCTGTATCGCCGCTGCCAGCGTGCTGGCCAAGGTCAGCCGGGATCGACTGATGGTGGCCATGGAAGCAGAGCACCCCGGCTACGGATTCGCCGTGCACAAGGGCTACAGCACCCCGGCTCACTCGGCGGCGCTCAACGAGCTCGGCCCCTGCCCGGAGCACCGGTATTCGTTCATCAACGTGCGGCGGGTAGCCGCCCCTTCGGGTGCCCGGGTCGTCGCTGAGTGCGCGCCGGACGTCGATGACCAGCCAGGTCGGCGGATCCACGACGAGTGCGGAAAGATGGGACGGGTCGATCAACCACGCGACGGAGAAGGACGGTTGAGCTGA
- a CDS encoding DUF2469 domain-containing protein, producing MSAEDLEKYETEMELSLYREYKDIVGQFSYVVETERRFYLANSVEMVPRNADGEVYFELRLSDAWVWDMYRPARFVKQVRVVTFKDVNIEEVEKPELRLPE from the coding sequence ATGAGTGCCGAGGATCTCGAAAAGTACGAAACCGAGATGGAGCTCTCGCTGTACCGCGAATACAAGGACATCGTGGGCCAGTTCAGCTACGTGGTGGAAACCGAGCGCCGGTTCTATTTGGCGAACAGCGTCGAGATGGTTCCCCGCAACGCCGACGGCGAGGTCTACTTCGAGCTGCGGTTGTCCGATGCGTGGGTGTGGGACATGTACCGGCCGGCCCGGTTCGTCAAGCAGGTACGCGTCGTGACCTTCAAAGACGTCAACATCGAAGAGGTCGAAAAGCCTGAGCTGCGGCTGCCCGAATAG
- a CDS encoding GAF and ANTAR domain-containing protein, producing the protein MDEANNGSGARPTAADPATVFSALAEIIYQGSESNQIYAAICVAATLVVTGCDHASLLVRRDGRYVTVGASDAIAQRIDDMERAAGDGPCVDAIEEETPQIESDLTNPNQWPQLAARMVAETPVRGAMGFRILVDKRKTGALNLFSDTPGVFNTEAAGQAVVLASFASVAINAVAQGEDVSTLRRGLLSNREIGKAVGMLMMLHGVDEQEAFNILRRYSQDLNIKLADVARSVIESRGKPAFGQGNRV; encoded by the coding sequence ATGGACGAGGCAAACAACGGTTCGGGCGCGAGGCCGACGGCAGCAGACCCTGCCACAGTTTTTTCTGCGCTGGCCGAGATCATCTACCAGGGTTCGGAATCGAACCAGATTTACGCGGCCATCTGCGTCGCCGCAACGCTCGTTGTCACCGGTTGCGATCACGCGAGCCTGCTGGTCCGGCGGGACGGTCGCTACGTCACCGTCGGCGCCAGCGACGCCATCGCGCAGCGCATTGACGACATGGAGCGCGCGGCCGGGGACGGGCCGTGTGTCGACGCGATCGAGGAAGAGACGCCACAAATAGAAAGCGACCTCACCAATCCCAACCAGTGGCCTCAGTTGGCGGCCAGGATGGTCGCCGAGACGCCGGTGCGGGGCGCGATGGGTTTCCGGATCCTCGTCGACAAGCGCAAGACCGGCGCCCTGAATCTGTTCAGTGACACACCGGGCGTCTTCAACACCGAAGCGGCCGGGCAGGCCGTGGTGTTGGCGTCTTTCGCCAGCGTGGCGATCAATGCCGTCGCGCAGGGCGAGGACGTCTCCACATTGCGGCGCGGGCTGCTGTCCAACCGGGAGATCGGCAAGGCGGTCGGGATGCTGATGATGCTGCACGGGGTCGACGAGCAGGAGGCGTTCAACATCCTGCGGCGGTACTCGCAGGACCTGAACATCAAGCTGGCCGACGTGGCTCGCTCGGTGATCGAGAGCCGCGGCAAGCCGGCATTCGGTCAGGGTAACCGGGTGTAG
- a CDS encoding APC family permease yields the protein MTVVELADEHKAPPTFVDAWKRFFLGKPLINEDLEHEALSNPIALGALSPDAVSSTAYGPEQILIELLPAAGLAAFTLILPLGGIILLILALVTASYRQVVMVYTQRGGSYVVARSNFGPKIAQLSSAALLIDYVVTVAIQCSAGTVAVVSAVPSLGPYHLEITVGALLLLSFGNLRGMKEAGRLFAVPVYAFAAMMTALIVTGVVREIIGNLPTYDPEHIPGAVTIHQGNGFIMGATILVLLRSFANGGTSLTGVEAIADAVNVFRQPQGPNARKALTMMACLLGFLLFGVIWLAHVTHATPYAAGYPSMLSEIARAVFGGGAIGNVLFVMLQAASALILFFGANTSFNGFPALTSFVAEDSFLPRPMMKRGHKLVFSNAIIVLTVASTTLVLVTDGSVDAVVPLYAMGVFMGFSICGYGMTKYHLGHRDPGWRRKLAINLSAAVLSTIIVLIFAIAKFTEGAWLVCVVFPILVVALMRLNREYRSENAVLEMQLTEPHDLQKYPHHTVVVLVDHFDFATIEALHYASGLHADKLRAVHFIIDTRHAQRLQDRWQHFQDEIPLQMLECPDRYLSRAAQELVMREIEDDPGTKVTVLLPRRTYAPLVGRLLHDRTADKMAGAISRVDGATAQIVAYDVGSRIAQATATARSEKDSLRAAKKDVPARS from the coding sequence ATCACCGTGGTAGAGCTGGCTGACGAGCACAAGGCCCCGCCGACATTCGTCGACGCATGGAAGCGGTTTTTTCTGGGCAAGCCCCTGATCAACGAGGATCTCGAACACGAGGCCTTGTCGAATCCCATTGCGCTAGGCGCTCTTTCGCCCGACGCGGTCTCGTCGACGGCGTACGGTCCCGAGCAGATCCTGATCGAGCTGCTGCCCGCCGCCGGGCTCGCGGCGTTCACCCTGATCCTGCCGCTCGGCGGCATCATCCTGCTGATCCTGGCGCTGGTCACCGCGTCGTATCGGCAGGTCGTCATGGTCTACACCCAGCGCGGCGGCTCCTACGTCGTGGCGCGCTCCAACTTCGGGCCGAAAATCGCCCAACTCTCCTCGGCGGCGCTGCTCATCGACTACGTGGTCACGGTGGCCATCCAGTGTTCGGCCGGCACGGTCGCGGTGGTCTCCGCCGTTCCCAGCCTCGGGCCGTACCACCTGGAGATCACCGTGGGCGCGTTGCTGCTGCTGTCGTTCGGCAACTTGCGCGGCATGAAAGAGGCCGGCCGGCTCTTCGCGGTGCCCGTCTACGCGTTCGCCGCGATGATGACGGCGCTGATCGTCACCGGCGTGGTCCGCGAAATCATCGGCAATCTCCCGACATACGACCCTGAGCACATCCCGGGGGCCGTGACGATTCACCAGGGCAACGGGTTCATCATGGGCGCGACGATCCTGGTGTTGTTGCGATCGTTCGCCAACGGCGGCACATCGTTGACCGGCGTCGAGGCGATCGCCGACGCGGTCAACGTCTTCCGTCAGCCGCAGGGCCCCAACGCGCGCAAGGCGTTGACCATGATGGCCTGTCTGCTCGGATTTCTGCTGTTCGGCGTCATCTGGCTGGCTCACGTTACCCACGCGACGCCCTACGCCGCCGGGTACCCGTCGATGCTGTCGGAGATCGCGCGGGCGGTGTTCGGCGGCGGCGCGATCGGCAACGTGCTGTTCGTCATGCTGCAGGCGGCCAGCGCATTGATCCTGTTCTTCGGCGCCAACACCAGCTTCAATGGATTCCCGGCGTTGACCAGCTTTGTCGCCGAGGACAGCTTCCTGCCGCGGCCGATGATGAAGCGCGGACACAAACTGGTGTTCTCCAACGCCATCATCGTGCTCACGGTGGCATCCACGACCCTGGTGCTTGTCACCGACGGCTCTGTGGACGCGGTCGTGCCCCTGTACGCCATGGGCGTGTTCATGGGCTTCTCGATCTGTGGCTACGGCATGACGAAGTACCACCTGGGTCATCGCGATCCCGGTTGGCGTCGCAAGCTGGCGATCAACCTCTCGGCAGCGGTCTTGTCGACGATTATCGTGCTGATTTTCGCGATCGCGAAGTTCACCGAGGGCGCCTGGCTGGTGTGCGTCGTGTTCCCGATCCTGGTGGTGGCCCTGATGCGGCTCAACCGCGAATATCGCAGCGAGAACGCGGTTTTAGAGATGCAGCTGACCGAGCCGCACGACCTGCAGAAGTATCCGCACCACACGGTCGTCGTGCTGGTGGACCACTTCGACTTCGCCACGATCGAGGCCCTGCACTACGCCAGCGGATTGCACGCCGACAAATTGCGTGCGGTGCACTTCATCATCGACACTCGCCACGCGCAACGACTGCAGGATCGCTGGCAGCACTTCCAGGACGAGATCCCGCTGCAGATGCTCGAGTGTCCGGACCGCTATCTCAGCCGTGCGGCACAAGAGTTGGTGATGCGCGAGATCGAGGACGACCCGGGCACCAAGGTGACGGTGCTCTTGCCGCGCCGTACGTACGCCCCGCTGGTCGGTCGGCTGCTGCACGACCGCACCGCCGACAAGATGGCCGGGGCGATCAGCCGGGTCGACGGCGCCACCGCCCAGATCGTCGCCTACGACGTCGGCTCTCGCATCGCCCAGGCGACAGCCACCGCACGCTCCGAGAAGGACAGCCTGCGGGCCGCCAAGAAGGACGTGCCCGCCCGCAGCTGA